From one Candidatus Thorarchaeota archaeon genomic stretch:
- a CDS encoding ThiF family adenylyltransferase, translating to MENVSELSARVDRQIGLVYQERIEDMRVFIGGSGPIIDFLVTHLAFLGFGTSQGFIGFYKNRKVKEEDIKGQLLLKETDLGKPLWEMIRKRVSKAIAADIRIVGIEDLDAYNYDAVVAVRSANSDSNDEMKLPSAETPIWAVSTKTAAYMGAEKPVYDQSSFDILTPSLAAVAAGFAVTEIMRRNQLIRPSEILSQDLNMRYIVQQPGILEKCKKAQKTRDRLPFKIRMKIGGETLVADYEEYTETVYHYAEGERIEEVVVDPDRVILNCRFPKESFLTRMLFDQIEVLDDISQEIFSPTDSLLFSPIEGTQIEHVENSIHIMDKDVDIPTELHDKTVFFLGVGGIGSWSTVLFNLSNTENCTLILNDHDQEVEEHNLNRQILFSHEEIGQPKALAGRRKLREVNPTNEIISLPWQTEIGVANALVMNDLLSLEEYEKRKNDSTMIEVDGVQIPSEIVREESVIAHALSNSDILICGPDNIRTRYISTVIGKKQGIPVISAAAERFEGKVDLFLPDGDCYVCRYGEQTKEQREVVSCTGKIPIPSIVSTIGTIGAMQTAVAIACLAEIEKRITHYVQYYPRYQLLAKCLSGSGCRHQVKEDCPEHLNLPLSDNPILFFERDNVNNRQDLEK from the coding sequence ATGGAAAATGTTTCAGAGTTATCAGCGAGAGTAGATAGGCAGATTGGGCTAGTTTATCAAGAAAGAATAGAAGATATGCGAGTCTTCATTGGTGGTTCAGGGCCGATAATTGACTTCTTAGTAACTCATCTTGCGTTCTTGGGTTTTGGTACATCACAGGGATTCATTGGGTTCTACAAGAACCGGAAAGTCAAAGAGGAGGATATCAAGGGACAATTGCTCTTGAAGGAAACAGACCTAGGAAAACCACTGTGGGAAATGATTAGAAAGAGGGTATCAAAAGCAATAGCGGCGGATATCCGGATAGTTGGGATAGAAGATTTGGATGCCTACAACTACGATGCTGTTGTTGCAGTTCGGAGTGCAAATAGCGATTCTAATGACGAAATGAAACTGCCTTCAGCAGAGACACCGATTTGGGCTGTCTCCACAAAGACGGCAGCATATATGGGGGCAGAAAAACCTGTTTATGATCAGTCTAGTTTTGATATTCTGACTCCTTCGCTGGCCGCTGTTGCTGCAGGTTTCGCCGTGACTGAAATAATGAGACGAAATCAACTGATTCGTCCTTCCGAGATACTCTCCCAAGATTTGAACATGAGATATATCGTTCAACAACCCGGTATTCTTGAGAAATGCAAGAAGGCCCAAAAAACCCGTGACCGGCTACCATTCAAAATTAGAATGAAAATCGGCGGAGAAACTCTTGTAGCGGATTATGAGGAGTATACCGAGACGGTATACCACTATGCGGAAGGAGAACGGATTGAAGAGGTAGTTGTAGACCCAGACAGAGTCATATTGAATTGTAGATTCCCCAAGGAATCCTTCCTCACACGTATGTTGTTTGATCAGATTGAAGTGTTAGATGATATTTCTCAAGAAATATTCTCACCAACAGATTCACTCCTATTCTCTCCAATAGAAGGAACACAGATTGAGCATGTAGAGAACAGCATCCACATTATGGACAAGGATGTAGATATTCCTACTGAGCTGCACGATAAAACGGTGTTCTTTCTGGGTGTTGGCGGTATTGGGTCATGGAGCACAGTTTTATTCAATCTCTCAAATACAGAAAACTGTACACTGATATTGAATGATCATGATCAAGAGGTGGAAGAGCACAATCTAAACCGACAGATTCTGTTTAGTCACGAAGAAATTGGACAACCAAAAGCCCTTGCTGGTCGAAGAAAACTAAGAGAAGTAAATCCAACTAACGAAATCATCTCACTGCCATGGCAAACGGAAATAGGGGTGGCCAATGCTTTGGTGATGAACGATCTGTTATCATTGGAAGAATATGAAAAGAGAAAGAACGATTCAACTATGATAGAAGTAGATGGGGTTCAAATCCCGTCTGAAATCGTACGCGAAGAATCAGTAATAGCACATGCATTATCAAATTCTGATATTCTAATATGCGGACCGGATAATATCCGAACAAGATACATCTCAACAGTGATTGGAAAGAAACAGGGAATACCAGTTATCAGCGCAGCTGCAGAAAGATTCGAGGGGAAAGTCGATCTCTTTCTACCCGATGGCGATTGTTATGTTTGCAGATACGGAGAGCAGACCAAGGAACAGCGAGAAGTCGTCAGCTGTACCGGCAAGATACCAATCCCGTCCATTGTTTCAACCATAGGTACGATTGGGGCAATGCAGACAGCAGTAGCAATTGCATGTTTGGCTGAGATTGAAAAGAGAATCACTCATTATGTCCAGTACTATCCAAGATATCAACTACTGGCGAAATGTCTATCTGGGAGTGGTTGCCGCCATCAAGTCAAAGAGGACTGTCCAGAACACTTGAATCTCCCCCTATCTGATAACCCTATTCTCTTCTTTGAACGAGACAATGTGAACAACAGACAAGACCTGGAGAAATGA
- a CDS encoding transglutaminase domain-containing protein, which translates to MHRPNWEKIVIFNTSLQIVSGSFKTLHFFVKIPPSDLRQKVKFLASSHRCSIKSERWSSLCKFETHYEDMKQKGPNDFNVVIDVSVPRPHPYRLSRNVVVSDLDNLWNEMPYVKDYLKARDFVEVNSDQIQTQSEELVTGSMDFWEAIESIVEWISSHVVYDYNLQGQAYKGALATIRSRRAICSDFVHLLLAMTRTVNIPSRAIIGFHNQENAESWTIHSWAEVYDPKFGWTPIDATVQPTNIAKLGDRYIRLTAGYNCAERSYAYYTTPAEETDVDISVKQYVRIGEDMLEVSMFPE; encoded by the coding sequence TTGCATCGACCAAATTGGGAGAAGATTGTCATATTCAATACATCTCTCCAAATTGTGTCGGGTAGTTTCAAAACTCTGCACTTCTTTGTCAAAATACCGCCATCTGATTTGCGACAGAAGGTGAAGTTCTTAGCATCAAGCCATCGCTGCAGTATAAAATCAGAGCGGTGGTCCAGCCTCTGTAAATTCGAAACACATTATGAAGATATGAAACAAAAGGGTCCCAATGATTTCAATGTGGTGATCGATGTTAGTGTACCCAGACCCCACCCCTACAGATTATCTAGAAATGTGGTGGTTTCGGATCTGGATAATCTATGGAATGAAATGCCGTACGTCAAAGACTATCTAAAAGCCAGAGATTTCGTCGAGGTCAATTCGGACCAAATACAGACCCAGTCCGAGGAGCTGGTCACAGGGTCGATGGACTTTTGGGAAGCAATAGAATCGATTGTGGAATGGATCAGCTCTCATGTGGTTTACGATTACAATCTTCAAGGTCAAGCTTACAAGGGAGCTCTAGCGACCATACGGTCACGTAGAGCTATATGTAGTGATTTTGTCCATCTTCTATTAGCAATGACAAGAACAGTGAATATTCCATCTCGTGCTATCATTGGATTTCATAACCAAGAGAATGCCGAGTCTTGGACTATTCACTCGTGGGCTGAGGTCTATGATCCGAAGTTTGGATGGACTCCAATTGATGCTACAGTACAACCGACTAATATTGCAAAACTTGGAGACAGATATATCCGACTTACAGCAGGTTATAATTGTGCAGAACGTTCGTATGCATATTACACTACCCCCGCCGAGGAAACTGATGTTGATATCTCCGTAAAGCAGTATGTTCGTATCGGAGAAGACATGCTTGAGGTTA